From a single Vigna radiata var. radiata cultivar VC1973A unplaced genomic scaffold, Vradiata_ver6 scaffold_206, whole genome shotgun sequence genomic region:
- the LOC106780783 gene encoding uncharacterized protein LOC106780783, producing the protein MKMNETTKSPYTVFAHDVSTKATIHTGTKEEKSKLEALEDRMKAIEGIKSYGFGDVARLSLAPGVTISHKFKVPEFEKYKGNTCPKNHLTMYCRKMAAYAHDDKLLIHLFQDSLADAALSWYTNLNSSHIRSWADLADAFVRQYKYNMHVAPDRLQLHHMAKKEEESFKEYAQRWRELATQVEPPLYDKEMVAMFVSTLQPPFYEHMIGNVTSNFVDIIIIGERIEIGLKNGKITSRATTPKKFSFNLEKEKEWGVHATSAIPMWGGHASTHSYQPSLSYPPYVNNTMSGPQTRPRPPGFYQPQQASNNVNGIGAGLGPNQSVGQSAHPRIDPEKSFTPIPMTYTELLPHLLKKGLASVRPMKPLQSPYPKSFDPNARCDFHGGGMGHSTKRCITLKFKVQSLIDAGWLKFQEDKPSVEVNPLSEHGSTSTNKI; encoded by the coding sequence ATGAAGATGAATGAAACAACCAAGTCTCCTTACACAGTATTTGCACATGATGTTTCGACTAAGGCCACCATACACACGGgcacaaaagaagagaaaagtaaaCTTGAGGCACTTGAAGACAGGATGAAAGCCATAGAAGGGATTAAAAGTTACGGGTTTGGTGACGTGGCAAGGTTGAGTCTGGCCCCAGGAGTGACGATTTCGCACAAGTTCAAGGTGCCGGAATTCGAAAAGTACAAGGGTAACACATGCCCTAAGAATCATTTAACCATGTATTGTCGAAAAATGGCTGCCTATGCTCATGACGATAAATTACTTATTCATCTCTTCCAAGATAGTTTGGCTGATGCGGCGTTGAGTTGGTATACAAATTTGAATTCTTCACATATCCGTTCTTGGGCAGATTTGGCAGACGCCTTTGTAAGGCAGTACAAATACAACATGCATGTCGCACCAGACAGGTTACAATTACACCACATGgcgaagaaagaagaagagtcTTTTAAGGAATATGCACAACGATGGAGAGAGTTGGCAACACAGGTTGAGCCACCTCTATATGACAAAGAAATGGTTGCAATGTTTGTAAGCACGCTACAACCACCCTTTTATGAGCATATGATCGGAAATGTGACTTCCAACTTTGTCGATATCATCATTATAGGCGAAAGGATTGAGATCGGGCTGAAGAATGGGAAAATTACATCTCGAGCCACCACTCcaaagaaattttcttttaatctggaaaaagagaaagaatgggGAGTGCATGCAACATCAGCAATACCCATGTGGGGAGGTCATGCGTCCACTCATAGCTATCAACCAAGCCTAAGTTACCCTCCTTACGTGAATAATACAATGTCTGGTCCCCAAACAAGACCTCGACCGCCAGGATTTTATCAACCACAACAGGCCTCGAATAATGTCAACGGCATTGGAGCCGGCTTGGGTCCCAATCAAAGTGTGGGTCAAAGTGCTCATCCTAGGATAGACCCAGAGAAAAGTTTCACTCCCATCCCTATGACGTATACAGAATTGTTACCTCACCTCTTAAAGAAAGGTCTGGCCAGTGTTCGTCCCATGAAACCCTTGCAGTCTCCATACCCTAAGAGTTTTGATCCAAATGCAAGATGTGATTTTCACGGGGGAGGCATGGGTCATTCGACGAAAAGGTGCATTACACTTAAGTTCAAAGTACAATCATTAATTGATGCAGGATGGTTGAAGTTCCAAGAGGACAAACCAAGTGTTGAAGTCAATCCCCTTTCCGAACATGGAAGTACCTCTACAAACAAGATATGA